In the genome of Monodelphis domestica isolate mMonDom1 chromosome 2, mMonDom1.pri, whole genome shotgun sequence, one region contains:
- the LINGO4 gene encoding leucine-rich repeat and immunoglobulin-like domain-containing nogo receptor-interacting protein 4: MPRMRGLESPSKRKRITYSRSKEGMVIDIISRWASASWPPLFFLLLLAGRSGRGCPAACDCDSQPQAVICASRLLEAVPGGIPPDTELLDLSRNRLWGLQRGMLSRLGPLLELDLSHNQLSTLEPGAFQGLRNLLTLRLRGNRLRIVAPGVFSGLTSLTLLDLSLNQIVLFLDGAFGGLSSLQQLEVGDNHLVFVAPGAFVGLAKLSILTLERCNLSTVPGPALARLPGLIGLRLRELDIGRLPTGALRGLGQLRELEIHQWPSLRALEPGSLAGLNLSSLAITYCNLSSVPFQALSHLSFLRVLDLSQNPISNIPARKLSFLVRLQELHLAGAHLASIAAHAFHGLAAFCLLDVANNALQTLEEAAFPSPSSLVTLRLAGNPLICDCRLLWLLRLRHHLDFGKSPPACASPLHVRGKNLRDFSDILPPGHFTCRAALIQRSGPRRVSAEEGQQAVFSCSGDGDPAPTVSWQGPQGTWLGRTGRVRVLEDGTLEIRSVQLGDGGAYVCVLSNVAGNDSLSTWLEVIRIEPPNGTLTDTNGTTLGTPGPFFLDSRGLVVVLAVGFLPFLTSVTLCFGLIALWSKSKGRVKHHTTFDFVLPRSSGEGGAGGNRVTAKLF; this comes from the coding sequence ATGCCCAGAATGAGAGGTCTGGAGTCGCCTTCCAAAAGGAAACGAATCACTTATTCCAGAAGCAAAGAGGGAATGGTCATAGACATAATTTCCCGCTGGGCCTCGGCCTCTTGGCCACCCCTCTTCTTTTTGCTCCTTCTGGCTGGAAGGAGTGGCCGAGGCTGCCCAGCAGCATGTGACTGTGACTCCCAACCCCAAGCAGTAATCTGTGCCAGCCGCCTGCTGGAGGCTGTGCCCGGAGGAATCCCACCAGACACTGAGCTCCTGGACTTGAGTAGGAACCGCCTATGGGGCCTTCAGAGGGGAATGCTCTCGCGCTTGGGACCACTCCTTGAATTGGATCTCAGTCACAATCAGCTTTCTACACTAGAACCTGGAGCCTTCCAGGGTCTCCGAAACCTCCTTACTCTGCGGCTGCGGGGCAACAGGCTCCGAATTGTGGCTCCTGGGGTTTTCTCTGGCCTAACCTCCCTAACCCTATTGGACCTCAGTCTGAACCAGATAGTCCTCTTCCTGGATGGTGCCTTTGGAGGGTTAAGCAGCCTTCAGCAGTTGGAAGTGGGGGACAACCATCTGGTGTTTGTGGCACCAGGGGCCTTTGTGGGACTGGCAAAGCTAAGTATCCTTACCCTAGAACGATGTAACCTGAGCACTGTGCCTGGACCTGCTCTGGCACGACTTCCAGGGCTGATCGGGCTACGACTCCGGGAGCTGGACATTGGTCGGCTGCCTACTGGGGCCCTAAGAGGACTGGGACAGCTCCGGGAGTTAGAGATCCACCAATGGCCCTCCCTGAGAGCCCTGGAACCTGGGAGCCTGGCTGGGCTCAATCTCAGTAGTCTAGCCATCACCTATTGCAACCTGAGTTCTGTTCCCTTCCAAGCCCTCAGCCATCTGAGCTTCCTCAGGGTTCTAGACCTCTCTCAGAACCCCATCTCAAACATCCCAGCCCGGAAACTAAGTTTTTTGGTTCGACTCCAGGAGCTCCACCTGGCAGGAGCCCACCTTGCCTCCATTGCTGCCCATGCTTTCCATGGTTTGGCTGCTTTCTGCCTCCTAGATGTGGCTAACAATGCCCTTCAGACTCTGGAAGAAGCTGCTTTCCCCTCCCCAAGCAGTCTAGTCACCCTGCGGCTAGCTGGTAACCCCCTGATCTGTGACTGTCGGCTTCTTTGGCTGCTCCGGCTTCGCCACCATCTAGATTTCGGTAAATCCCCCCCAGCCTGTGCCAGCCCACTCCATGTCAGGGGGAAGAACCTGCGGGACTTCTCAGACATCCTGCCCCCAGGGCACTTCACTTGCCGGGCAGCCCTGATTCAGAGATCTGGGCCACGGAGAGTCAGTGCAGAGGAGGGCCAGCAGGCTGTCTTCTCTTGCTCTGGGGATGGAGACCCAGCTCCTACTGTCTCATGGCAAGGGCCTCAGGGGACTTGGCTGGGCAGAACTGGACGAGTAAGAGTCTTGGAGGATGGGACCCTGGAGATTCGGTCAGTACAGCTTGGAGATGGGGGTGCTTACGTTTGTGTGCTCAGCAATGTGGCTGGGAATGATTCACTGAGCACCTGGTTAGAGGTGATCCGGATTGAACCACCAAATGGGACCCTGACTGACACCAATGGCACCACTCTGGGAACCCCAGGGCCCTTCTTCCTAGATAGCAGGGGCCTGGTTGTAGTGTTAGCTGTtggcttccttcccttcctcacctCTGTAACCCTCTGTTTCGGCCTCATTGCCCTATGGAGCAAAAGCAAGGGACGGGTCAAACATCACACAACCTTTGATTTTGTGCTTCCTCGGTCTTCGGGGGAAGGGGGTGCTGGAGGCAACCGAGTCACTGCCAAACTCTTCTGA
- the RORC gene encoding nuclear receptor ROR-gamma isoform X3, with amino-acid sequence MRTQIEVIPCKICGDKSSGIHYGVITCEGCKGFFRRSQQCNVAYSCTRQQSCPIDRTSRNRCQHCRLQKCLALGMSRDAVKFGRMSKKQRDSLHAEVQKQLQQQQQQQQGRQPPVATPPPAGAREADTPAYPLALPGGQLPLGSSPDLPEASACPPALLSAPGPSSLAKMGLAGAVYSRGYGPDRAKAEIGRAFYGLGSQLSPDRCELHFGEPRHLVLGEPSQGRDLYSGPSFRLELPNASLTEIEHLVQNVCKSYQETCQLRLEDLQRQRSNVFSREEVASYQRKSMWEMWERCAHRLTEAIQYVVEFAKRLAGFMELCQNDQIVLLKAGAMEVVLVRMCRAYNADNRTVFFEGKYGGMDLFRALGCSELIGSIFDFSHSLCALHFSDDEIALYTALVLINASRPWLQEKKKVEQLQHSLELAFHYLLCKTHRQGILAKLPPKGKLRSLCSQHMEKLQSFQHLHPVVVQAAFPPLYKELFSTETEPPGVLSD; translated from the exons CTCAGATCGAAGTGATCCCTTGTAAGATCTGTGGGGACAAATCTTCTGGGATCCACTATGGCGTCATCACCTGTGAAGGATGCAAG GGTTTTTTTCGCCGGAGCCAACAGTGCAATGTAGCATACTCCTGTACCCGACAGCAGAGCTGCCCCATAGACCGTACCAGCCGGAACCGCTGTCAGCACTGTCGCCTGCAGAAATGCCTGGCTTTGGGCATGTCCCGGGATG CTGTCAAGTTTGGCCGAATGTCCAAGAAGCAAAGGGACAGTTTGCACGCCGAAGTGCAGAAGcaactgcagcagcagcagcagcagcagcaagggcGGCAGCCACCGGTGGCCACTCCCCCCCCTGCAGGGGCCAGAGAAGCAGACACCCCAGCCTATCCTCTCGCCCTCCCCGGGGGACAGTTGCCCCTGGGCTCCTCACCGGACCTGCCTGAGGCTTCTGCCTGCCCCCCTGCTCTCCTCAGTGCCCCGGGCCCTAGTAGTCTGGCCAAAATGGGGCTGGCCGGGGCTGTGTACTCCCGGGGGTACGGCCCGGATCGGGCCAAGGCTGAGATCGGCAGGGCCTTCTATGGCTTGGGGAGCCAGCTGTCCCCTGACAGGTGTGAGCTCCACTTTGGGGAACCCCGACATCTGGTGCTTGGGGAGCCAAGCCAGGGGAGGGACTTGTACAGCGGCCCCAGCTTCCGCCTCGAGCTCCCCAACGCTTCTCTGACTGAGATTG AGCACTTGGTCCAAAATGTTTGCAAGTCCTACCAAGAGACCTGTCAGCTTCGCCTGGAAGACTTGCAGCGGCAACGGTCCAACGTCTTCTCCCGGGAGGAGGTGGCCAGCTACCAAAGGAAG TCAATGTGGGAGATGTGGGAACGCTGTGCCCATCGACTCACGGAGGCCATTCAGTACGTGGTGGAATTCGCCAAAAGGCTGGCAGGCTTCATGGAGCTTTGTCAGAATGATCAGATTGTGCTGCTCAAAGCAG GAGCCATGGAGGTGGTACTGGTGAGGATGTGCCGGGCCTACAATGCTGACAATCGCACAGTCTTCTTTGAGGGCAAATATGGCGGCATGGACCTCTTCAGAGCATTGG gcTGCAGTGAACTCATTGGCTCCATCTTTGACTTCTCCCACTCTCTGTGTGCCCTGCATTTCTCCGATGATGAAATTGCTCTCTATACAGCCCTTGTTCTCATCAATGCCA GCAGGCCATGGttacaagagaaaaagaaggtgGAGCAGTTACAACACAGTTTGGAGCTGGCATTTCACTATCTTCTGTGTAAGACTCACCGTCAAGGCATCCTGGCTAAG CTGCCACCCAAGGGGAAACTTCGGAGTCTATGTAGCCAGCACATGGAGAAGTTGCAATCCTTCCAGCACCTCCATCCTGTTGTTGTCCAAGCtgccttccctcccctctacAAGGAACTCTTCAGTACTGAAACTGAGCCTCCAGGGGTGCTATCTGACTGA
- the RORC gene encoding nuclear receptor ROR-gamma isoform X2, with protein sequence MTLSSLYSGPETAKKTHTSQIEVIPCKICGDKSSGIHYGVITCEGCKGFFRRSQQCNVAYSCTRQQSCPIDRTSRNRCQHCRLQKCLALGMSRDAVKFGRMSKKQRDSLHAEVQKQLQQQQQQQQGRQPPVATPPPAGAREADTPAYPLALPGGQLPLGSSPDLPEASACPPALLSAPGPSSLAKMGLAGAVYSRGYGPDRAKAEIGRAFYGLGSQLSPDRCELHFGEPRHLVLGEPSQGRDLYSGPSFRLELPNASLTEIEHLVQNVCKSYQETCQLRLEDLQRQRSNVFSREEVASYQRKSMWEMWERCAHRLTEAIQYVVEFAKRLAGFMELCQNDQIVLLKAGAMEVVLVRMCRAYNADNRTVFFEGKYGGMDLFRALGCSELIGSIFDFSHSLCALHFSDDEIALYTALVLINASRPWLQEKKKVEQLQHSLELAFHYLLCKTHRQGILAKLPPKGKLRSLCSQHMEKLQSFQHLHPVVVQAAFPPLYKELFSTETEPPGVLSD encoded by the exons CTCAGATCGAAGTGATCCCTTGTAAGATCTGTGGGGACAAATCTTCTGGGATCCACTATGGCGTCATCACCTGTGAAGGATGCAAG GGTTTTTTTCGCCGGAGCCAACAGTGCAATGTAGCATACTCCTGTACCCGACAGCAGAGCTGCCCCATAGACCGTACCAGCCGGAACCGCTGTCAGCACTGTCGCCTGCAGAAATGCCTGGCTTTGGGCATGTCCCGGGATG CTGTCAAGTTTGGCCGAATGTCCAAGAAGCAAAGGGACAGTTTGCACGCCGAAGTGCAGAAGcaactgcagcagcagcagcagcagcagcaagggcGGCAGCCACCGGTGGCCACTCCCCCCCCTGCAGGGGCCAGAGAAGCAGACACCCCAGCCTATCCTCTCGCCCTCCCCGGGGGACAGTTGCCCCTGGGCTCCTCACCGGACCTGCCTGAGGCTTCTGCCTGCCCCCCTGCTCTCCTCAGTGCCCCGGGCCCTAGTAGTCTGGCCAAAATGGGGCTGGCCGGGGCTGTGTACTCCCGGGGGTACGGCCCGGATCGGGCCAAGGCTGAGATCGGCAGGGCCTTCTATGGCTTGGGGAGCCAGCTGTCCCCTGACAGGTGTGAGCTCCACTTTGGGGAACCCCGACATCTGGTGCTTGGGGAGCCAAGCCAGGGGAGGGACTTGTACAGCGGCCCCAGCTTCCGCCTCGAGCTCCCCAACGCTTCTCTGACTGAGATTG AGCACTTGGTCCAAAATGTTTGCAAGTCCTACCAAGAGACCTGTCAGCTTCGCCTGGAAGACTTGCAGCGGCAACGGTCCAACGTCTTCTCCCGGGAGGAGGTGGCCAGCTACCAAAGGAAG TCAATGTGGGAGATGTGGGAACGCTGTGCCCATCGACTCACGGAGGCCATTCAGTACGTGGTGGAATTCGCCAAAAGGCTGGCAGGCTTCATGGAGCTTTGTCAGAATGATCAGATTGTGCTGCTCAAAGCAG GAGCCATGGAGGTGGTACTGGTGAGGATGTGCCGGGCCTACAATGCTGACAATCGCACAGTCTTCTTTGAGGGCAAATATGGCGGCATGGACCTCTTCAGAGCATTGG gcTGCAGTGAACTCATTGGCTCCATCTTTGACTTCTCCCACTCTCTGTGTGCCCTGCATTTCTCCGATGATGAAATTGCTCTCTATACAGCCCTTGTTCTCATCAATGCCA GCAGGCCATGGttacaagagaaaaagaaggtgGAGCAGTTACAACACAGTTTGGAGCTGGCATTTCACTATCTTCTGTGTAAGACTCACCGTCAAGGCATCCTGGCTAAG CTGCCACCCAAGGGGAAACTTCGGAGTCTATGTAGCCAGCACATGGAGAAGTTGCAATCCTTCCAGCACCTCCATCCTGTTGTTGTCCAAGCtgccttccctcccctctacAAGGAACTCTTCAGTACTGAAACTGAGCCTCCAGGGGTGCTATCTGACTGA
- the RORC gene encoding nuclear receptor ROR-gamma isoform X1 has translation MDRAPPSHHKATRGPETAKKTHTSQIEVIPCKICGDKSSGIHYGVITCEGCKGFFRRSQQCNVAYSCTRQQSCPIDRTSRNRCQHCRLQKCLALGMSRDAVKFGRMSKKQRDSLHAEVQKQLQQQQQQQQGRQPPVATPPPAGAREADTPAYPLALPGGQLPLGSSPDLPEASACPPALLSAPGPSSLAKMGLAGAVYSRGYGPDRAKAEIGRAFYGLGSQLSPDRCELHFGEPRHLVLGEPSQGRDLYSGPSFRLELPNASLTEIEHLVQNVCKSYQETCQLRLEDLQRQRSNVFSREEVASYQRKSMWEMWERCAHRLTEAIQYVVEFAKRLAGFMELCQNDQIVLLKAGAMEVVLVRMCRAYNADNRTVFFEGKYGGMDLFRALGCSELIGSIFDFSHSLCALHFSDDEIALYTALVLINASRPWLQEKKKVEQLQHSLELAFHYLLCKTHRQGILAKLPPKGKLRSLCSQHMEKLQSFQHLHPVVVQAAFPPLYKELFSTETEPPGVLSD, from the exons CTCAGATCGAAGTGATCCCTTGTAAGATCTGTGGGGACAAATCTTCTGGGATCCACTATGGCGTCATCACCTGTGAAGGATGCAAG GGTTTTTTTCGCCGGAGCCAACAGTGCAATGTAGCATACTCCTGTACCCGACAGCAGAGCTGCCCCATAGACCGTACCAGCCGGAACCGCTGTCAGCACTGTCGCCTGCAGAAATGCCTGGCTTTGGGCATGTCCCGGGATG CTGTCAAGTTTGGCCGAATGTCCAAGAAGCAAAGGGACAGTTTGCACGCCGAAGTGCAGAAGcaactgcagcagcagcagcagcagcagcaagggcGGCAGCCACCGGTGGCCACTCCCCCCCCTGCAGGGGCCAGAGAAGCAGACACCCCAGCCTATCCTCTCGCCCTCCCCGGGGGACAGTTGCCCCTGGGCTCCTCACCGGACCTGCCTGAGGCTTCTGCCTGCCCCCCTGCTCTCCTCAGTGCCCCGGGCCCTAGTAGTCTGGCCAAAATGGGGCTGGCCGGGGCTGTGTACTCCCGGGGGTACGGCCCGGATCGGGCCAAGGCTGAGATCGGCAGGGCCTTCTATGGCTTGGGGAGCCAGCTGTCCCCTGACAGGTGTGAGCTCCACTTTGGGGAACCCCGACATCTGGTGCTTGGGGAGCCAAGCCAGGGGAGGGACTTGTACAGCGGCCCCAGCTTCCGCCTCGAGCTCCCCAACGCTTCTCTGACTGAGATTG AGCACTTGGTCCAAAATGTTTGCAAGTCCTACCAAGAGACCTGTCAGCTTCGCCTGGAAGACTTGCAGCGGCAACGGTCCAACGTCTTCTCCCGGGAGGAGGTGGCCAGCTACCAAAGGAAG TCAATGTGGGAGATGTGGGAACGCTGTGCCCATCGACTCACGGAGGCCATTCAGTACGTGGTGGAATTCGCCAAAAGGCTGGCAGGCTTCATGGAGCTTTGTCAGAATGATCAGATTGTGCTGCTCAAAGCAG GAGCCATGGAGGTGGTACTGGTGAGGATGTGCCGGGCCTACAATGCTGACAATCGCACAGTCTTCTTTGAGGGCAAATATGGCGGCATGGACCTCTTCAGAGCATTGG gcTGCAGTGAACTCATTGGCTCCATCTTTGACTTCTCCCACTCTCTGTGTGCCCTGCATTTCTCCGATGATGAAATTGCTCTCTATACAGCCCTTGTTCTCATCAATGCCA GCAGGCCATGGttacaagagaaaaagaaggtgGAGCAGTTACAACACAGTTTGGAGCTGGCATTTCACTATCTTCTGTGTAAGACTCACCGTCAAGGCATCCTGGCTAAG CTGCCACCCAAGGGGAAACTTCGGAGTCTATGTAGCCAGCACATGGAGAAGTTGCAATCCTTCCAGCACCTCCATCCTGTTGTTGTCCAAGCtgccttccctcccctctacAAGGAACTCTTCAGTACTGAAACTGAGCCTCCAGGGGTGCTATCTGACTGA
- the RORC gene encoding nuclear receptor ROR-gamma isoform X4: MDRAPPSHHKATRGPETAKKTHTSQIEVIPCKICGDKSSGIHYGVITCEGCKGFFRRSQQCNVAYSCTRQQSCPIDRTSRNRCQHCRLQKCLALGMSRDAVKFGRMSKKQRDSLHAEVQKQLQQQQQQQQGRQPPVATPPPAGAREADTPAYPLALPGGQLPLGSSPDLPEASACPPALLSAPGPSSLAKMGLAGAVYSRGYGPDRAKAEIGRAFYGLGSQLSPDRCELHFGEPRHLVLGEPSQGRDLYSGPSFRLELPNASLTEIEHLVQNVCKSYQETCQLRLEDLQRQRSNVFSREEVASYQRKSMWEMWERCAHRLTEAIQYVVEFAKRLAGFMELCQNDQIVLLKAGAMEVVLVRMCRAYNADNRTVFFEGKYGGMDLFRALGCSELIGSIFDFSHSLCALHFSDDEIALYTALVLINASRPWLQEKKKVEQLQHSLELAFHYLLCKTHRQGILAKVAATQGETSESM; encoded by the exons CTCAGATCGAAGTGATCCCTTGTAAGATCTGTGGGGACAAATCTTCTGGGATCCACTATGGCGTCATCACCTGTGAAGGATGCAAG GGTTTTTTTCGCCGGAGCCAACAGTGCAATGTAGCATACTCCTGTACCCGACAGCAGAGCTGCCCCATAGACCGTACCAGCCGGAACCGCTGTCAGCACTGTCGCCTGCAGAAATGCCTGGCTTTGGGCATGTCCCGGGATG CTGTCAAGTTTGGCCGAATGTCCAAGAAGCAAAGGGACAGTTTGCACGCCGAAGTGCAGAAGcaactgcagcagcagcagcagcagcagcaagggcGGCAGCCACCGGTGGCCACTCCCCCCCCTGCAGGGGCCAGAGAAGCAGACACCCCAGCCTATCCTCTCGCCCTCCCCGGGGGACAGTTGCCCCTGGGCTCCTCACCGGACCTGCCTGAGGCTTCTGCCTGCCCCCCTGCTCTCCTCAGTGCCCCGGGCCCTAGTAGTCTGGCCAAAATGGGGCTGGCCGGGGCTGTGTACTCCCGGGGGTACGGCCCGGATCGGGCCAAGGCTGAGATCGGCAGGGCCTTCTATGGCTTGGGGAGCCAGCTGTCCCCTGACAGGTGTGAGCTCCACTTTGGGGAACCCCGACATCTGGTGCTTGGGGAGCCAAGCCAGGGGAGGGACTTGTACAGCGGCCCCAGCTTCCGCCTCGAGCTCCCCAACGCTTCTCTGACTGAGATTG AGCACTTGGTCCAAAATGTTTGCAAGTCCTACCAAGAGACCTGTCAGCTTCGCCTGGAAGACTTGCAGCGGCAACGGTCCAACGTCTTCTCCCGGGAGGAGGTGGCCAGCTACCAAAGGAAG TCAATGTGGGAGATGTGGGAACGCTGTGCCCATCGACTCACGGAGGCCATTCAGTACGTGGTGGAATTCGCCAAAAGGCTGGCAGGCTTCATGGAGCTTTGTCAGAATGATCAGATTGTGCTGCTCAAAGCAG GAGCCATGGAGGTGGTACTGGTGAGGATGTGCCGGGCCTACAATGCTGACAATCGCACAGTCTTCTTTGAGGGCAAATATGGCGGCATGGACCTCTTCAGAGCATTGG gcTGCAGTGAACTCATTGGCTCCATCTTTGACTTCTCCCACTCTCTGTGTGCCCTGCATTTCTCCGATGATGAAATTGCTCTCTATACAGCCCTTGTTCTCATCAATGCCA GCAGGCCATGGttacaagagaaaaagaaggtgGAGCAGTTACAACACAGTTTGGAGCTGGCATTTCACTATCTTCTGTGTAAGACTCACCGTCAAGGCATCCTGGCTAAGGTAG CTGCCACCCAAGGGGAAACTTCGGAGTCTATGTAG